The following proteins are co-located in the Camelina sativa cultivar DH55 chromosome 12, Cs, whole genome shotgun sequence genome:
- the LOC104729985 gene encoding uncharacterized protein LOC104729985, translating into MVAPRDCVAGIQALLLTVMSYIVRHFLSKRYSDSQNADGIEEEKKSCFLDAAIGFCKLQHLDSTISTKHQVELIIGLHNLLAEYGLCCAGINCAGEEGAFLRFAIKHLLAVDMKVKSSINSPDGLDMALPDKFCRNEIKSFLAEVHVEKNGNNKTDSKNDGCEGQVDKREKEQSEEESKPIPEHTEEVAEEEKDELELSINNALDQCFFCLYGLNLRVDGSYEDELAVHKNTSRGDYQTKEQCVDVFQYILPYAKASSRTGLIKLRRVLRAIKKHFSRPPDDLLVGNVIDKFLDDPDLCEDKLSDEAGSEGFLETIIKCIIPSRTLSEYKVSLLHSSDPYLDVYRNLYYFLAQSEEVSASDKWPGFVLTKEGEEFVQQNANLFKYDLLYNPLRFESWEKLGNIYDEEVDLLLNDGSKHINVVGWRKNSALSQRVEKSRRRSRRCLLMSLALARSPDQQSEIHELLALVYYDNLQSVVPCYDQRSVLPSKDATWTRFCENSMKHFNKAFAHRQDWSHAFYMGKLSEKLGQSYEIALSYYEQAMKLNPSAVDPVYRMHASRLKLLNACGKQNLEALKVLALYCFDESIKDTAMTIIGTATFGSSRTLEEGRDGNLEASYAKTGEGSIQMEGVWHMLYNDSLSALGICVEGDLKHFHKARYMLAQGLYRRGGSSDLQRAKEELSFCFKSSRSSFTINMWEIDGMVKKGRRKTPGLAGNKKALEVNLPESSRKFITCIRKYLLFYLRLLEETGDVNTLERAFNSLRSDKRFSLCIEDLVPVAIGRYVNALVSSMSRVESAEAKINPDSNLEKIFSLFIEQGSIWPDICNFPETRGPETSENSLYRYLHQYIVSLELDNKVETLETINEKIRKRFKNPKLSNSFSAKVGRHASLAWCRALIISLALITPLQQVSSAECQAITPPFGILKNKRVLCVDLQSEFWSSSFEDPSESQMLEAKWRPVLYKIKNVLITNKVVEENLEIANSLLKSCYNFFRETASVTLPSDINLYFALPQLSTAGELLPGSEGVEVIDVSIPRKLLLWAYTLFHGHCGSISQVVKYMEENTKPKMKRGASTSSVVPSVQSGGSNELDAAPKPVQVIVPDTAPKPVQVIVPDSLGGDSSVSTPAPL; encoded by the exons ATGGTTGCCCCAAGAGATTGTGTAGCTGGTATACAAGCTTTGCTTTTGACAGTCATGTCATATATCGTGAGGCATTTTCTTTCTAAGAGATATTCAGATTCTCAAAATGCTGATgggattgaagaagagaagaagtctTGCTTTCTCGATGCAGCTATTGGATTCTGTAAACTTCAACACCTTGATTCTACCATATCTACTAAACATCAA gttgAGTTGATCATAGGTCTCCATAATTTGCTTGCTGAATATGGGCTTTGCTGTGCTGGTATAAATTGTGCGGGGGAGGAAGGAGCTTTTCTTAGATTTGCGATTAAGCATTTATTGGCTGTGGACATGAAAGTCAAATCCAGTATTAACTCCCCAGATGGTCTTGATATGGCATTGCCTGACAAATTCTGcagaaatgaaataaaatcatttctCGCAGAGGTGCATGTTGAGAAAAACGGAAACAATAAAACAGATTCCAAGAATGATGGTTGTGAAGGACAAGTTgataaaagggaaaaagaacagtcagaagaagaaagcaaaccGATTCCGGAACACACTGAAGAAGttgctgaagaagaaaaagatgaacttGAGTTGTCGATCAACAACGCTTtagatcaatgttttttttgcctGTATGGTCTGAATCTTAGAGTTGATGGTTCCTACGAAGATGAGCTTGCTGTGCACAAAAACACTAGCCGGGGAGACTATCAGACAAAGGAACAATGTGTTGATGTCTTCCAGTACATACTACCCTATGCCAAGGCTTCATCT AGAACTGGTCTAATTAAACTCCGAAGAGTCTTGAGAGCAATAAAAAAGCATTTTTCACGACCACCAGATGATCTCCTAGTTGGCAATGTGATAGATAAATTTTTAGATGACCCTGATTTATGTGAAGACAAACTCTCAGACGAGGCTGGTTCTGAAGGATTCCTCGAAACCATAATTAAATGTATAATTCCCAGCAGAACTCTCAGTGAGTACAAGGTATCACTGCTTCACAG TTCCGACCCATATTTGGACGTCTACCGCAACTTGTATTATTTCCTAGCTCAGTCTGAGGAAGTTAGTGCTAGTGATAAGTGGCCCGGCTTTGTTCTCacgaaggaaggagaagagtttGTACAGCAAAATGCAAATCTATTCAAATATGATCTGCTTTACAATCCTCTGCGCTTTGAGAGTTGGGAAAAACTTGGCAATATATACGACGAG GAAGTAGATTTGTTGCTAAATGATGGGAGCAAGCACATAAACGTTGTTGGATGGCGGAAGAATTCCGCTCTTTCACAAAGAGTTGagaaaagcagaagaagaagcagacgTTGCCTGCTTATGAGTTTGGCATTGGCAAGGTCACCAGATCAACAG TCCGAGATACATGAGCTTTTGGCGCTGGTATACTATGACAACCTTCAGAGTGTTGTGCCGTGTTATGATCAGCGGTCTGTGCTACCCTCCAAGGATGCGACGTGGACTAGATTTTGTGAGAACTCAATGAAGCATTTCAACAAAGCTTTTGCACATCG ACAAGACTGGTCTCATGCATTCTACATGGGAAAACTCAGTGAGAAGCTTGGGCAGTCGTATGAAATTGCTTTATCCTATTATGAGCAAGCCATGAAATTGAATCCGTCAGCCGTTGATCCTGTGTATAGAATGCATGCTTCTCGTCTGAAGCTGCTAAATGCGTGTGGGAAACAGAACTTAGAAGCCTTAAAG GTCCTCGCCTTGTACTGCTTTGATGAATCTATAAAGGATACTGCTATGACAATCATTGGTACAGCGACTTTTGGATCCTCCCGTACACTAGAAGAAGGTCGAGATGGAAACTTGGAAGCAAGTTATGCTAAAACTGGAGAAGGATCAATTCAGATGGAAGGGGTATGGCATATGCTTTACAACGACAGCCTTTCTGCACTGGGAATATGTGTAGAAGGAGATCTTAAACACTTTCATAAGGCGAGATACATGCTTGCCCAAGGGCTGTATAGAAGGGGTGGGAGCAGTGATCTGCAAAGAGCAAAAGAAGaactctctttttgtttcaaatcatCCAGGTCAAGTTTTACGATCAATATGTGGGAGATTGATGGCATGGTTAAAAAGGGAAG GCGGAAAACTCCAGGTTTGGCTGGTAACAAGAAGGCTCTTGAAGTTAATCTGCCAGAAAGCTCACGGAAATTCATTACTTGCATCCGTAAATACTTACTGTTCTATTTGAGACTATTGGAGGAAACTGGAGATGTCAACACACTAGAACGAGCATTTAATTCTCTTCGGTCAGATAAGAGG TTCTCTCTATGCATTGAAGACCTTGTACCAGTTGCAATAGGAAGATATGTAAATGCACTGGTTTCCTCGATGAGTAGGGTTGAGTCTGCAGAAGCAAAAATCAACCCTGATAGTAacttagagaaaatattttccctCTTTATTGAACAAGGAAGCATATGGCCAGACATATGCAATTTTCCTGAAACAAGAGGTCCAGAAACCTCAGAAAACAGCTTATACAG ATATTTACATCAATACATCGTATCTCTTGAACTAGACAACAAGGTTGAGACCTTGGAAACCATAAATGAAAAGATTCGAAAGCGTTTCAAGAATCCAAAGTTGTCTAATAGTTTTTCGGCTAAAGTTGGAAGACATGCTTCTCTTGCTTGGTGCCGAGCTCTGATAATAAGCTTGGCATTGATTACCCCCTTGCAGCAAGTATCCTCAGCGGAATGTCAAGCAATAACTCCACCATTTGGTATACTGAAAAACAAACGGGTGCTTTGTGTTGATCTTCAGTCAGAATTCTGGAGTTCTTCATTCGAGGATCCCTCAGAATCCCAAATGCTTGAGGCAAAATGGCGCCCTGTTCTGTACAAGATCAAGAATGTACTGATTACCAATAAAGTTGTGGAGGAGAATCTGGAGATCGCTAACTCCCTACTTAAAAGTTGCTACAATTTCTTCCGAGAAACTGCTTCAGTGACACTCCCTTCTGATATCAACCTCTATTTCGCACTGCCTCAACTATCAACAGCTGGAGAACTTCTTCCAGGCAGTGAAGGAGTTGAAGTCATTGATGTAAGCATCCCAAGGAAGCTTCTTTTGTGGGCTTACACGCTTTTTCATGGACATTGCGGTAGCATCTCTCAGGTCGTGAAATATATGGAAGAAAATACCAAG CCAAAAATGAAGAGAGGAGCCTCAACTTCATCAGTGGTTCCTTCGGTTCAATCAG GTGGAAGCAATGAACTCGACGCTGCTCCTAAGCCTGTGCAGGTGATAGTACCCGACACTGCTCCTAAGCCTGTGCAGGTGATAGTACCCGATTCGTTGGGTGGGGATAGTTCTGTCTCTACACCTGCACCATTGTAA